The Candidatus Margulisiibacteriota bacterium DNA segment ACGGAGGAAGTTCTTTAATTATTGCTTTAGCTTCATGCTGGCTGATTTGTCGAGGGCTTTTTGAGAAAATAAAGCCTAGTGATGAAGCGCCTAACGCTGCTGCATCAAGCGCGTCCGGCAAGTTTGTTATTCCACAAATTTTGATTTTCAATATGTGTCCTTATTCTCAAATAAATTCTAAACTATGTTACCATATTACGGGGAAAGAATCTATAGCGCTACGGGGCAAGATTGGCACTTTAACGCCATCAAAGAATGACGATATAGAAAAGTTTCGGAGAGCAACCGCGTGATTTATTTTACGTGGCTGTAAAATAAACTAAATAGGATAAGAAGTCCAGAAATGTAGTAAATCAGGGTTCGTTGCTAATCCTTCACCAATCAAGACTGCATGAATATTATGCTGGTTAATTTTAGATAGCTGCTCTGTTGTGGTTATACCGCTTTCGCAGACGATTGTTTTTTCTTTAGGAATTAATCTCTGAAGAGTAATCGTGGTGTTAATGTCGACCTGAAAACTTTTTAAATCGCGATTGTTGATTCCAATTATCTCACAAGGGGTATCGAGGACCATCTCCAGCTCCTCTTGGTTGTGTACTTCGCAGAGTACGTCCATTTTTAGGCTTTTGGCGAGAGAATAATAATCTGATATTTGTTTTTTGTTTAAAATCGCGGCAATAAGTAATATTGCATCTGCCCCGATTACCTTCGATTCTAATATTTGGATTTCATCGAGAATAAAATCCTTGCGGAGGAGCGGAATAGTTACAATCTTTTGTATTTCTGTCAGGTACTGATTATTTCCAAAAAAAAATTTCTCTTCAGTCAGAATTGAGAGCGCCGATGCCCCGTGTTGTTCAAAAT contains these protein-coding regions:
- a CDS encoding indole-3-glycerol phosphate synthase TrpC; amino-acid sequence: MFLDTITNYKKTVIENLKKAYSYQELERLALQREEVSLTKSFAEALSTPSLSLIAEVKKGSPSKGIIRHEFNHQQIAQDFEQHGASALSILTEEKFFFGNNQYLTEIQKIVTIPLLRKDFILDEIQILESKVIGADAILLIAAILNKKQISDYYSLAKSLKMDVLCEVHNQEELEMVLDTPCEIIGINNRDLKSFQVDINTTITLQRLIPKEKTIVCESGITTTEQLSKINQHNIHAVLIGEGLATNPDLLHFWTSYPI